The DNA segment AGAGGGGCTTAACGAATTAAAAGTTGAATTTGAGAAGGAGTACCCGGATATCAAGCTTGATATCCAGACGGTCGGCGGCGGCGCGGACTATGCTGCTTCATTGAAGACGAAGTTTGCTTCCGGTGATGCGCCTGACATTTTCTCTAATGGCGGATACACTGAGATGGAAATGTGGCTTGATAAACTGGAGGATTTGTCTGATCAGCCTTGGGTAAAGGATTTGATTCCATTGGCAGCAGAGCCAATGACCAAGGATGGTAAAGTGTATGGTATGCCGATGAACCTGGAAGGCTTCGGATATATTTATAATAAGGAATTATTTGAAAAAGCGGGCATTACCACCCTGCCAAAGACATATTCCGAGTTGGAAGCTGCGGCTAAGCAACTGCAGGAAGCGGGTATTACACCTTTCGCAAACGCTTATCAGGAATGGTGGCTTATGGGGAACCAAGGGATTAGCGTAGCCTTTGCCCAGCAGGATGACGTTGATGGTTTTATTGCAGGACTGAATGACGGAACAGCATCATTCGTCGGCAATGAGAAGTTCGAAAACTGGGCTAAATTGATGCAGCTGACGGTAGACTATGGCAACAAAAATCCATTGACAACCGACTATAACACTCAAGTTACAATGTTCGCCAATGGGGAAGCGGCCATGATGCAAGAAGGCAACTGGGCACAAACGATGATCGATGGCATTAATCCAGATATGAGCATTGGTGTGCTGCCTATGCCGCTCGGCGATGATCCAGAGGAAAATGATAAATTGACGATCGGTATTCCAGCCAACCTAGTGATCAACAAGGAATCTGATGCTAAGGAAGAAGCAAAAATATTCTTGAATTGGCTCGTAACATCGGATATAGGGAAAGAGTACATTGTAAAGAAATTTAAATTTATCCCTGCATTGTCAACGATTGAAGCAACACCGGAGGATATGGGTGACATCGGTACAGAGCTTTGGAATTACATTGAGGCAGATCAAATTTACGGATTGCAGTCCTCTAAATTTCCAGATGGGGTAGCTCAAGAGTTCGGCAGTGTCATTCAGCAATTTATTGCAGGTAAATCTGATGTGAATGGCTGGGCTGAGAACATGCAGGCAGCATGGGACAAGCTGAAATAACATAATAAATTAGTAACATCGGCTGCTTCTGAGACTTATCAAAATGTGATGAGTGAAAGGAGCAGCCTTTTCCATTCGAAATTTACTTAATTTAGAACGATCGGGAGGCACTGGCTATGAACAAATTTGCGAATCAGGTACAAATCGGCGTCGTTTATTATCCGGAGCACTGGGATCCGTCCCTGTGGGAAGAGGATGTTCAACTGATGAAGGTGACGGGCGTACGGGTCGTTCGGTTGGCGGAGTTCGCCTGGAGCCGGATGGAAAGCACTCCAGGGGTGTATCATTTCGAATGGCTGGATCAGGCGATCGATTTGTTCCATAAATACGATATCCGCGTCGTCCTTTGTACGCCGACCAATACGCCTCCACGCTGGCTGACCGAGCTTAGGCCCGATGTCCTGCCAAGGAATGCGGACGGTACCATCACTTATCCGGGCGTGCGGGGTCATCGGTGCTATAACAGCGAATCGCTGCGGGTCTACGGCTCGCGGATTATCGAAGAGATGACACAGCGCTATGCCCATCATCCTGCGGTTATCGGCTGGCAGACGGATAACGAATACTGGGTAATCGATTGCCATTGCGATGCTTGCGATAATAAATTCCAGGAATGGGTCAAGCGGAAATACGGTACGCTCGAAGTCGTTAACCGTGAATGGGGAACGGTCGTTTGGAGCGGGGAATACAGCGATTGGTCGCAGGTCGGCGTGCCATATGGAGGATCGAGACATCAGAACCCGTCCTATTTGCTGGATTTTGCCCGGTTTCAGTGGGACTCCATAGAGGAATTCCAGCGGGGTCAGCTGGATATTATACGCAGGAATTGCCCAAGCCATTTCGTGACTCATAATTTTCATACGTATCCGCAGAGGCTGAATTTGTACCAGATCGGTGCTGATTTGGATTTTGTCTCCTTCGATTATTATCCGAACACCGCGCCGGACAAGCAGTCGACCGGTCCGTACAGCGGAGCGCTGGCCCTTGATGTCACCCGCGGAATCAAGCGGCGGAACTTCTGGATTATGGAGCAGCTCAGCGGCTCGCCGGGCTGTTGGTTTCCGACGTGGCGGGCGCCGTATCCGGGCTTCATCCGCGCGTTCTCCTGGCAGGCGATCGCCAAAGGGGCTGATACGGTGGTGCATTTCCGCTGGCGCACGGCGGCCACAGGGGCCGAGCAGTTCTGGCATGGCTTAATTGATCCCAGCAATGTTCCTGGACGCAGGTTCTCTGAATTTGCCGAGCTTTGCGGAGAGGTTAACGCCTTATCCGGTAAGCTTCAGGGAACGGCTCCAAAGCATGAGGCGGCAATACTGCTGTCGCATGAGCAGCTTGAGGCGCTTTGCATCCAGCCTCAGGTGGAAGGTATGGACTATTACGAGAATGTGAAGGACTATCATCGCGCGCTGACGAAGCTGGGGATCGGCTGCGATGTCATCGAATGGACGCAGCCTTTGGACGGCTATAAAATCGTGGTTGCTCCAAGCTTCTATCTGCTAAGCGAGGAGGCTGCAGCCTCGCTGGAGCGTTTTGCAGAGGCAGGGGGCACGGTAATTGTCACGAGCCGCTCAGGGGTTAAGCATATGAACAATCAAGCGGTTATGCTGCCGCTGCCTGGACTGCTCGCGGAATGTACCGGAGTCAGGGTAGAGGAATATGATCCGATCGGTCAGGACAAGCATCGGGTCGTTAATAGCGAAGGACGCTCCTTCACCTGCTCGCAGTGGTGCGATATCCTGAGCCTGCAAGGGGCGGAAGCGATCGCTTGGTATGATGAGGATTTCTACAGCGGTGTGCCTGCTGTGACGGTGAATTCATTCGGCGGAGGGCGAGTGTATTATCTTGGTACGCATTTAGAGGAAGCTTATTTGCAGGAACTGTTCGAAAAAGAGGCAAAGGCGCATGGAATGCTGATGTTCCCTGATTTGCCGGAGGGCGTGCAAATTGTGGTGCGCAGCGGGAAATCCGCAGCTTATCTGTTCGTGTTGAACTTGAGTCGTCAGCCCCGTCAAGTCATATTGCCGGCGTCTTATCACAGCGTCCTTTATGGCAAGAGGCGGCAGGAGACGCTAAGCCTGGAGCCTTATGGTGTCGATGTAATGGAACTGCCCGCATTACCTTAAGAGAATCATACCCTGATCTTGATTTAGTCGCCTTTACGGCAGCGCCGGGTTTATCTAGTATTAAGTACAGAACGGATCGCTATACGATCGAAGAAGCAGTTATATATTTTAATGCAAATTTCATTCTATTAACTTGGCAGGGGGAATTCACGGTGACCATCATACAATTTCCGGAGAACTTTGTTTGGGGCGTATCTACCTCGGCTTATCAAATCGAAGGTTCATTGGATAAGGACGGGCGTGGCCCGAGCATCTGGGACGTTATGGCGGCAACGCCGGGTAAAATCTATCAAGGCGATGACGCAAGCATTGCCTGCGACAGCTATAACCGCTACGAGGAAGATATCCAACTGATGAAAGAGCTTGGCGTGAAAGCCTACCGATTCTCTGTATCGTGGCCGCGAATTTATCCGAACGGCTTCGGCGAGGTCAATCGCCAGGGAATAGAGCATTACAAGCGGATGGTGAAGAAACTGCTTGAGAACGGGATCGAGCCGTTCTGTACGTTGTACCACTGGGAGCTGCCGCAGTCGCTTCAGGAGAAGGGCGGCTGGGAGAATAGAGAAACGATCGACGCCTTCGTCATGTTTGCTGAAACGATGTTTCGCGAGTTTGACGGCCTAATCAAGCATTGGATGACTTTCAATGAGCCATGGTGCACCGCGATCAACGGCCATTTGCTGGGCAGGCATGCACCGTGCATTATGAATTGGCAGTCGGCCATTCAAGTGGGGCACCATTTGCTGGTTGCGCACGGCAAGACGGTGGCGAAATTCCGCGAGCTTGGAACAGCGGGCGAGATCGGCTATGCGCCAGACATTTACTGGTACGAGCCGTTCTCACGCAAACAGAAGGATATCGACGCAGCATATCGGGCATTTTCCATTTACACCTGGTTTGTGACCCCTGTATTTACAGGGAAATATCCGGAGGAGATGGCCGCTTGGATCAAGACGAAGGGCGCCGAACCCGTCATTGAGCCGGGCGACATGGAGATCATTTCGCAAAAAATAGATTTCCTTGGTCTGAACTTCTATGGCGGTAACATTGTACGGCATAAGGAAGGCAATAATTATTTGGATCTGGAGCATGTCGATCTTGGATACGATAAGTCGGATAAAGGCTGGTTCATTTTCCCCGAAGGTCTGTACTTGACCTTAAGCTGGTTGACCGAGCAGTTCGGACCGATTCCGATTTATATTACCGAGAACGGTGCCTGCTACAATGATGAGGTAGTCGATGGGAAGGTCAACGATGTTCGCCGTATTAAATTTTTGGAGAGTCATATTGCCGAGTTAGGTCGAGCGATCGAATCCGGCGTGAAGGTGAAAGGCTATCTCACTTGGTCTCTGATGGATAACTTCGAATGGGCTTTCGGATACTCCTGCCGCTTCGGTCTGATCCATGTGGATTACAGAACGCAGGTACGCACACCGAAAGAGAGTTATTACTGGTATCAAAAGCTGATTCGCAAAAACTGGTTTGAGCTGGAAAGCCGCTAAATTTGGCGAAAAAATATCATTTTACTGAAACATGCCCGCCCTCGATGCGAAGGAGCGGGCTTTTTGTCGGATTTAATTCAAATTTAAATAGTTTATAATAGTTTGAAGATTTGACAGCAGAGGTGATAGTGGCGGGATGAGGAGATGGAGATGGTTATGGCTTCCGCTTGTATTTTTGATCATTCTACTGGCGGGCTGCGAGGAGAGCAAGAAATTTACTATGGAGCAGGTGGATGTGTCGGCGAGGATCATGTCCAATGGAGATCTTTTTATACAGGAGTTATTCACCTACCGGTTCGAGGGCAGTTGGAATGGTATGACGAGGTATGTCGACCCGGAAGGGCATGAGGGAATTGAATTTTTTGAAGCGTATATTCCGCCGGACGGAAAGCATTTTGCAGACTTTACATACGACGATTTGCAGCGTCTGACCGTTGATTTTAATGAGAAAAATGATACGTATTATATTCACACGCCATCTTCAAATGAAATGAAGCGCGTATATTACCGATATCGGGTGAAGGCTGCTGCGATACGTTATACGGATACGGGCGATTTGTCATGGAGCTTTTTTAAGAACAACAATGATGATATTCAACATGTCACGATCGAATTGCAGCTGCCGAAGGATGATAGCGGGGATAGGATTTATTATTTCCTGCATGATCGTACTGGTGGCGAGGTCTTGGCCAAGGCCGGGGAAGACGGGAAAGCTTACATTCATTATTACAATGAGCTTCTCGATCAGGGAGGCACATGCCGCCGAATCCCTCTTCCAGCAGCAACGGAGGCTTCTCCAGCGGGGGCGGCGGAGGAGACGGTGGAGGAACCGGAGCTTTTTAGCTGCTGCGATATAAAGAACCTGACAGCTTGCCTGTCAGGTTCTTTGAGTTTTGATGGTGATGGGATTGGGACATTACATTTGCTCCAGCAGCACCTTCGTGATTTCCGGGTATCCGGTTACTAGGTGATGTGGCTGATGATCTGATTCCGGCGTGACGTTGCGGTGATTGAACCAGAGCACCTTCCAGCCCGCATCCAGCGCCCCGACAACATCGTTACGCCAAGAGTCGCCGATATAACAGCAGTTCTCAGGAGCCAGACCAAGCTTGTCGGTCACGTGTTGAAAGAGCCGCACATCCGGCTTCGTGAAGCCAACAGCTCCTGAGATGAATATTTGGTCTTCGGGTATCAGTTTGGTTAGAGCGAGAGCCTGGATTTTATTCATTTGGTGGTCAGGCGGGCCGTTCGTGATTACGCCGACTATGAAGTTCCTGGCTTTCAAGTCCGTGATTAGTTCCTTTACACCATCAAACAATCCAATAGCATACTGTAAGCTGAGATATTCCTCCTGCACGGCTTGAGCTTGCTCAGACGTAAGCTGTAGGTCAAATTCGGCTAAGGCCATCTGGAAGCGTTGGCGCCGCATTTGATGCAGCTCTTCGCCGTGGGTGGGCGTTCCCCCGAGCTCAGCAGACAGAGCGTCACTGAAGTACCGCATTCGGTGATAGGCTTGCTCGTATGGAAAGTCCTCTTTAGTAGCTAAAATACGGGTCAGTGCGGTGCGGAAAGGAATTAGATGATCGTACAATGTATCGTCGAGATCAAAAAATACGGCTCGTTGCTGCGAAGAAAATGTCATGAAATACAGTTCTCTCCCTTGTAATTGATAGTAGTACTAGCTCCTATTATACTGCCTACCGGGTGAGAACTGGGACTAAAATCGGCGGCTCGCTCCTCCTCCGCCGGATGAACCTCCGCCCCCGCCGCGAAAGCCGCCCCCGCCGCCTCCACCTCTACCTCCGCCCCGGCCAAGAATGGACAGGAAGAACAGGGTGAATGTTCCACGAAAAAATACGATGTCGAGGATGAGGAGAGCCCCGATGATAATGACCCAGGATATGGACATGCCGCCGCTTTCTCCCGCATCAGCGGAGCTCGGCAGTGCGACTTCTTGCGGGTTCAGCTCTCCCTCCACGCCATATTCCTTGGCAACCTCGTTATAGAGAACTTTGTACGTTTCAACAATACCTTGTCCAGCCTCCTGGTTGACAATGTAAGGTATAGTGACCTGATCGATAATCCGGCCAACTTTGCCATCCGGCAGCGCGCCTTCCAACCCGTAGCCGACCTCGATGCGAACCTGGCGGTTCCCGGGCTGGTTATCGCCCAGGGAGACTAGCAGCAGAATGCCATTGTCCAGCTTGGCATCGCCCAGCCGGTAGGTCCGCAGAGCTTGAAGCGCATACTGCTCGATGGGCTCATCCCCCAATGATGGTACGGTTAGTACGGCAATCTGGGCTTTTGTGCGATCTTCGAGCGCTCGGCCGAGTGAAAGGATGTATTGCACCTGCTCTGCAGACAGGATATGCTCGAAATCTTGAACATAGATATCCCCTTGGGGATCGGGGATCTTCGGTGCAGCGGCGGCCTCCGTACCATGGCAGATAAATACAAGCAGGCATAGAACAAGGAGTGAGAGCAAGCTTCGACTCGATCGATTTCGGCAGGTTGTGAGGCTCATGCTCATTCACCTTCCGGTATAAGATAAGCTAACTGAGAGAGAGCCGGCCGCAGCGCGGGAATCCATGAAGTATCCTCGGTTCCGAAATCAACCTCCGGATTGGTTCTTGATTCTGGTGTGGTCTCGAAATATTGCTTTTCACTGAAGCCCATGATTCGCGCGATAAATACACCAGGGAAACGGCGAACGAGTTTGTTGTATTCTGCAACTGCATTGTTATAGTCGCCCCGGGCAACAGCGATGCGGTTCTCTGTTCCAGCCAGTTCATCCATGAGCTGGGTGAACTGAGCATCTGCCTTCAGTGTCGGATAATTCTCTACGACAACGAGCAGTCGGCTGAGTGCGCCCTGAAGCTGTTGGTCAGCCGCAGCGAGCTCATCGGGGGTGCGTGCTCCGCCCAGCGCAGCCCGTGCGTTGGATACCGCTTGAATCACTTCTTTTTCATGCTCGGCATAGCCCTTGACGGTGTTGACCAGGTTGGGAATGAGATCGTATCTCCGCTGCAATTGCACATCAATTTTACTCCATTGCTGGTTTACCGTTTCCTCGGAGGTCATGAACTTATTGTAATTTCCCGCAAATAGGGTGACGCCGATGAGAATTATCGCTGCGACGATCACGATGGGAATGAGGCAGCCTTTTCCCTTTAAATTCATTAGTTGTTCCTCCTATCCTTATGTGTGTGGGGATGACCTGTTGTTTTGTTATTACTTATCTTTATACCCTGTGCTTTATTTCTAAAAACTAAACAAATTTTTGCAGTCGATTTTTACATGCTGGAAGACAAACTACTTTGCTTGGCAGCTAAACTCTGGATAGGCTTTTATGGATTATTGGTCATGACAAGCTAAGCCGTTACATGAGTGTTTACATGAAATGGCAGGGATATGGATGATAAGCGAGCATTTGTGCGGATGTTTATGAATGCGAGGTACAGGGATGATGAGCATGAAGGTAACACTGACTTAAGTAGAAGTATGCAGTCTCACTGCGTTTTCCCTTTGAGGAGCAACACTTTATAATTAGAGATGTTTTTCAAATAATATACTGAGGAGTTGACTTAAGCTTGGCTTATAATGAAGTGTTGGAGCGCCGTAATGAGCTGTTAAGAAGACAGATAGGGAAAATGCTCGCCAAGGAGAACCAATATGGATTGAAAGATCAAGAGAGTCATTTCCTCCGACGAATGATTAAAGAGCTGCATCAGACAGAATTCGAGTTAAGCGGCAAATCATTGTAATTATTGAATACAGCATGAAAATGGGGAAGTATGACGACCGTAGAGGATATGCACTCGCTGCATATCCTCTATTGGTTATTGAGAGGGTTTATCTTTTGGTGGCTGGGATAGTGGTAATTTAATTTCCGATTTCGCCGGTCGCCGCAATCTGGCCAGCTTGATGATCATTTGGTTAATGACTTCCGACAAGACGAGCCCAATGGCTATGGAGCCAGAGATCAGTAAGGCCTTAGCCGCAAGCTGAATGGCGAGGTTGTATTCACTCTCTACAAATTGCCGCATGGCATCATAGGCAAGCCCTCCGGGAACGAGCGGAATGATTCCTGAGACGCTGAAAATAATCACCGGTTTCTTGTGTAATCTGGCGAACAATTGGCTAATGACACCGACGATAAATGTTGCCACAACAGTAGCGAAGACGACATCTAGCCGCGTGGCGAGCAGGATATAGGTGATCCATCCCATCATCCCAGCCAGACCGCATTGCAGAAGCATTCGTCTTGGAGCATTAAACAGAATGCCGAAGGCAGCGGAAGCGATAAAACTAGTGATGAGGTGTAGGATAATTGATATTGGAGACAGTGATGCCATCACGTGAATTCAACTTCCTTCCAGCTAAAAAATAGTGGCTACTACAGCAATACCCGCGCCGATAGCGAAGGCGGTGAGAAAAGCTTCGGCTCCCCGGGACAAGCCTGAGACCAAATGACCAGCCATCAAATCCCTTACAGCATTTGTAATAAGGAGCCCAGGTACAAGGGGCATGACGGAGCCGATAATTATTTTATCCAGCTCTTGCCCCATTCCTAACGCAACGAAAATAACAGCCAACAGCCCGATTATAAACGAAGCGGAGAATTCCGCAAAAAATTTAACTTTGACCAATCGGTGCAGGGCGAGAAACATGGAGAAACCTGCCCCTCCGCATAGAATACCGGGAATGATGTCAGCCATGCTTCCCTTGAACATAAACGTGAAGCAGCCGCTGGCTGCAGCGGCGGTGACAATTTGTAGAAGTACCGCGTATTCGTGTCCGGCCCGATTAATGTCCATCAGCCGAATATGTGCTTGAGAAGGGGAAATGTCCCTACTTCCCAGCTTACGCGATACATCATTTACGGCAGCTACCTTTTGTAAATCGGTCGTCCGTTCAATAATGCGAGCCAGCTTGGCTGACTGCGATTCGCTGGCTTGGAACATGATTCCGGTAGGGGTGACAAAACTGTGGGAATCTTCAAGCCCCATAGCTTCGGCCATGCGAGCCATTGTATCCTCAGCGCGGTAGGTTTCTGCCCCGCTTTGCAGCATGATTTTTCCAGCCAATAGACAAAGGTCAGCCGGGTCGGAATGCTCTTGCTCAACTGCCGCATGCCCGGCTGCATGTTCGCTTGCTTCAGTTTCCATGATTTCTTGAACAGTGGTCTGGCTGTGCGCAGCATGGCCTTCGGTATCAATTATGTCCTGATTTGTACTCACGTCCGCTTTGGACATCGTCTCTTCACCTCTAGTTATTACTGTGTTCATTATATCATGATCATCCTTAATTAGGCTTTAAATCTACTTCTGGCCATGCTCGCACTGCCCGACTACGGTCGAATTGTTACTCTTGTTCCAACAGGCACAAGTGAAGAGAGGGTCAGCACGTCTTGGTTATACATACGAATACAGCCATGAGATACTGCGTGACCGATGGAGGAAGGATTGTTCGTCCCATGAATCCCATAATGGGGCTTGGATAGTCCCATCCAGAACGCTCCGAATGGGCCGCCGGGATTAGGCTGCTTATTGATGATGGCATATTCCCCGGTTGGGGTCTGTGTAAGCATTTTACCGATACCAACAGGGAAGGCTCTTACAACGGTATCTCCATCCAGCAAATACAATTGCCGATCCGATAAATCAACAATAATTCGATAATTGGGCATAGCGGATTCCTCCTACTTAGTTATAGCACGTGTTCAAAAGCCGACGATACAACACATCATATATATATTCCTGTGGAGGCTCGAATGTCCGGCAACCCGATCATATTCTACCCTATAGCTTATGATTATCCCCTTACGAACTGTAAACGCTATCACTACAATAGGGGTATACAAACAAGGGAGGTCATGAAATGAAAATAAGTTATAAATTTATGGCTTTAGTATCCATCCTGGCGCTTGTACTGGCAGGCTGCGGCGCAAAGGAGACTGCCGAAAACGGGCAAGCGGCGCCGGAGAAGGTGAAGTTGACGATCTGGCATAACTGGACTGGGCAGGATGCCAAAGCCGTCACGATGAGACAACTGATGGAGGATTTCAGAGCAGCGCATCCTGAGATCGAGCTGGAGGATGAAGGTCTCCCAACGGACGGCTTGAAGACGCGGCTAAGAACAGTAGCGGCAGCGAATGAAATGCCGGACCTGTTCGTGATGTGGCCTGATGCGATGACGAAGGAGTTTGTGAAGGGCGATTTGCTGCAGCCGATTAATGAGTTCATTGATAGCAAGCCGGAGTGGAGAGACAACTTCATTCCAAACGCACTTGATGGTTACACCGTTGATGGAGCCATTTATTCCGTGCCGATGAATCTGGCGCCAAGCTCCTTCATCTATTACAACCAAGCTATCTTTGACGAGCATGGCGTAAAGGTACCGACAACCTGGGCTGAATTGGAGGCGGCGATCGGGCATTTCAACGAGAAGGGCGTTATTCCTATGGCGCTGGGTAACAAAGCGAACTGGGTAGCACAATCCACCATATTCAGTACAATTGGCGACCGTGTTACGGGAACAGAATGGTTCCTGAAAGCAGTTGAACAAGACGGGGCTAAGTTTACAGACCCGGAATTTATCGAAGCTTTGAAAGTCATGCAAAATCTCGGGAGCATCGGTGCTTTCCAGGAAGGATTCAACAGCATTGATGAGACGCAAATGATGCAGCTTTACTCCCAGGGGAAATCGGCGATGTTCATGAACGGCGGTTGGGCGCTGGCTAATCTCGTCAACAATGCACCGGAGGAAGTGCTGGATAACACGCATATTATGATCTTACCTCCGGTGGAAGGCGGTAAAGGCGATCCGAATTCGACATCAGGTGTAGTAGGCACAGGCCTCGGTGTCAGTAAAAAATTGACCGGAGCGAAAAAAGATGCTGCTCTTGAACTGCTCTACGCCTTAGGCGGCCCAGAGGGGCAAAAAGCGACATTGGACAGCAGTACGCTAGTCAGCTATAACATCGAGCTGGATACAAGCAAGGCTCACCCACTCTTCATAGAGCTGTATGAACTGATGAAGAACGTGAAGATTAACCCAGTCTACGACTCGAAGCTGAGCTCCGCTGCCGTTGAGGTGATTAACAACGGGCTGCAAGAGCTGCTCATGGGCGGCAACCCGGAGGATATTGCCAAGAAAATTCAAGATGCCCAAGCAGGCGCGCTCGGCAAATAAACGAATAGATGATGCAATGGCCCTCCTGCATAGGAGGGCTCATATTTACCCTTTAAGGAAGTGAACCCCAATGAACCTAAGAAGTCACCGGAATTTTATCGTTCTTGCGCTTCTGCCTGCATTATTAATCTATGCCCTGTTTGTGTTCGTGCCCGTGATTTGGTCGGCCTATTACGGATTCTTTAATTGGTCAGGCATCGGAGAGGCTAAATTTATCGGCATTAAAAACTACATCGAAATTATGCAAGATCCCGTATTCTGGCGGTCGCTGAAAAACAACTTCATTTTCGTGCTTGCCGCCGTGTTTGGTCAAGTGCCTATTGCGCTCGTGCTGGCAGTTCTTTTGCATAAAAGCAATATGCTTCAGCGTTTTTTACGATCCGCTATATTTTTGCCCATGGTGCTGTCTACCGTGGTGATCGGGATGATCTGGCAGTACATCTACCATCCGCAAATCGGTATACTGAACTTTCTGCTAGAATCCCTCGGACTGGAGAGCTGGAAGCTGCAATGGTTATCGGACAATAAAATCGCGATCTACTCGCTCCTTCCGCCGCTGATATGGAGCTTTGTAGGACTGTATCTCATCATCTTTATTTCCGCGCTGCAGAATATTCCGGGTGAAGTGCATGATGCCGCCAAAATCGACGGAGCTTCAGGTCTCAGAAAGCTCGTCAGCATTTCCATTCCAATGATTTGGGGAACGATTCAGGTGGCGATTATTCTTTGCATCTCTGGCAGTTTGAAGTCGTTCGACCTTGTATATATT comes from the Paenibacillus lentus genome and includes:
- a CDS encoding ABC transporter substrate-binding protein, with the translated sequence MKQKKYSIVLLSVMMVMSLFLAACGGKDNASGNANGADDAKKERKTVTIFQFKTEIVEGLNELKVEFEKEYPDIKLDIQTVGGGADYAASLKTKFASGDAPDIFSNGGYTEMEMWLDKLEDLSDQPWVKDLIPLAAEPMTKDGKVYGMPMNLEGFGYIYNKELFEKAGITTLPKTYSELEAAAKQLQEAGITPFANAYQEWWLMGNQGISVAFAQQDDVDGFIAGLNDGTASFVGNEKFENWAKLMQLTVDYGNKNPLTTDYNTQVTMFANGEAAMMQEGNWAQTMIDGINPDMSIGVLPMPLGDDPEENDKLTIGIPANLVINKESDAKEEAKIFLNWLVTSDIGKEYIVKKFKFIPALSTIEATPEDMGDIGTELWNYIEADQIYGLQSSKFPDGVAQEFGSVIQQFIAGKSDVNGWAENMQAAWDKLK
- a CDS encoding beta-galactosidase, whose amino-acid sequence is MNKFANQVQIGVVYYPEHWDPSLWEEDVQLMKVTGVRVVRLAEFAWSRMESTPGVYHFEWLDQAIDLFHKYDIRVVLCTPTNTPPRWLTELRPDVLPRNADGTITYPGVRGHRCYNSESLRVYGSRIIEEMTQRYAHHPAVIGWQTDNEYWVIDCHCDACDNKFQEWVKRKYGTLEVVNREWGTVVWSGEYSDWSQVGVPYGGSRHQNPSYLLDFARFQWDSIEEFQRGQLDIIRRNCPSHFVTHNFHTYPQRLNLYQIGADLDFVSFDYYPNTAPDKQSTGPYSGALALDVTRGIKRRNFWIMEQLSGSPGCWFPTWRAPYPGFIRAFSWQAIAKGADTVVHFRWRTAATGAEQFWHGLIDPSNVPGRRFSEFAELCGEVNALSGKLQGTAPKHEAAILLSHEQLEALCIQPQVEGMDYYENVKDYHRALTKLGIGCDVIEWTQPLDGYKIVVAPSFYLLSEEAAASLERFAEAGGTVIVTSRSGVKHMNNQAVMLPLPGLLAECTGVRVEEYDPIGQDKHRVVNSEGRSFTCSQWCDILSLQGAEAIAWYDEDFYSGVPAVTVNSFGGGRVYYLGTHLEEAYLQELFEKEAKAHGMLMFPDLPEGVQIVVRSGKSAAYLFVLNLSRQPRQVILPASYHSVLYGKRRQETLSLEPYGVDVMELPALP
- a CDS encoding GH1 family beta-glucosidase, with product MTIIQFPENFVWGVSTSAYQIEGSLDKDGRGPSIWDVMAATPGKIYQGDDASIACDSYNRYEEDIQLMKELGVKAYRFSVSWPRIYPNGFGEVNRQGIEHYKRMVKKLLENGIEPFCTLYHWELPQSLQEKGGWENRETIDAFVMFAETMFREFDGLIKHWMTFNEPWCTAINGHLLGRHAPCIMNWQSAIQVGHHLLVAHGKTVAKFRELGTAGEIGYAPDIYWYEPFSRKQKDIDAAYRAFSIYTWFVTPVFTGKYPEEMAAWIKTKGAEPVIEPGDMEIISQKIDFLGLNFYGGNIVRHKEGNNYLDLEHVDLGYDKSDKGWFIFPEGLYLTLSWLTEQFGPIPIYITENGACYNDEVVDGKVNDVRRIKFLESHIAELGRAIESGVKVKGYLTWSLMDNFEWAFGYSCRFGLIHVDYRTQVRTPKESYYWYQKLIRKNWFELESR
- a CDS encoding DUF2207 domain-containing protein, with the protein product MRRWRWLWLPLVFLIILLAGCEESKKFTMEQVDVSARIMSNGDLFIQELFTYRFEGSWNGMTRYVDPEGHEGIEFFEAYIPPDGKHFADFTYDDLQRLTVDFNEKNDTYYIHTPSSNEMKRVYYRYRVKAAAIRYTDTGDLSWSFFKNNNDDIQHVTIELQLPKDDSGDRIYYFLHDRTGGEVLAKAGEDGKAYIHYYNELLDQGGTCRRIPLPAATEASPAGAAEETVEEPELFSCCDIKNLTACLSGSLSFDGDGIGTLHLLQQHLRDFRVSGY
- a CDS encoding HAD family hydrolase, whose translation is MTFSSQQRAVFFDLDDTLYDHLIPFRTALTRILATKEDFPYEQAYHRMRYFSDALSAELGGTPTHGEELHQMRRQRFQMALAEFDLQLTSEQAQAVQEEYLSLQYAIGLFDGVKELITDLKARNFIVGVITNGPPDHQMNKIQALALTKLIPEDQIFISGAVGFTKPDVRLFQHVTDKLGLAPENCCYIGDSWRNDVVGALDAGWKVLWFNHRNVTPESDHQPHHLVTGYPEITKVLLEQM
- a CDS encoding TPM domain-containing protein; protein product: MSLTTCRNRSSRSLLSLLVLCLLVFICHGTEAAAAPKIPDPQGDIYVQDFEHILSAEQVQYILSLGRALEDRTKAQIAVLTVPSLGDEPIEQYALQALRTYRLGDAKLDNGILLLVSLGDNQPGNRQVRIEVGYGLEGALPDGKVGRIIDQVTIPYIVNQEAGQGIVETYKVLYNEVAKEYGVEGELNPQEVALPSSADAGESGGMSISWVIIIGALLILDIVFFRGTFTLFFLSILGRGGGRGGGGGGGFRGGGGGSSGGGGASRRF
- a CDS encoding LemA family protein, coding for MNLKGKGCLIPIVIVAAIILIGVTLFAGNYNKFMTSEETVNQQWSKIDVQLQRRYDLIPNLVNTVKGYAEHEKEVIQAVSNARAALGGARTPDELAAADQQLQGALSRLLVVVENYPTLKADAQFTQLMDELAGTENRIAVARGDYNNAVAEYNKLVRRFPGVFIARIMGFSEKQYFETTPESRTNPEVDFGTEDTSWIPALRPALSQLAYLIPEGE
- a CDS encoding threonine/serine exporter family protein, encoding MASLSPISIILHLITSFIASAAFGILFNAPRRMLLQCGLAGMMGWITYILLATRLDVVFATVVATFIVGVISQLFARLHKKPVIIFSVSGIIPLVPGGLAYDAMRQFVESEYNLAIQLAAKALLISGSIAIGLVLSEVINQMIIKLARLRRPAKSEIKLPLSQPPKDKPSQ